Proteins from a single region of Bombus huntii isolate Logan2020A chromosome 2, iyBomHunt1.1, whole genome shotgun sequence:
- the LOC126873535 gene encoding uncharacterized protein LOC126873535 isoform X2, with translation MPRIQSAYRGKFVFVYILQLFSYATCKVHVRLIAPNYVTYNSTATLHCDHNVPDADLHKVEFMKGDKKILQYIKDREPPFKDWEVEGASMKRFENGTTIKLENVRYEASGSYSCEVSMSIPIYSQISESVPMEVIVPQTENPKITFKKSMYVVGESLEANCTSSAAHPVPHLTWYINGKEVDISLVNHYPHTYHEHQLMSATAKLTIEVSALHTGENGYLEISCYSTIPDYPLRHVQYADVRMESVSV, from the exons ATGCCACGCATTCAGTCAGCATACCGGGGGAAATTcgtattcgtatatattttacaattattttcat ATGCAACTTGCAAGGTGCATGTACGACTGATAGCACCCAACTACGTAACATACAACAGCACAGCTACTCTGCATTGCGATCATAATGTCCCAGATGCTGACTTGCATAAAGTCGAGTTCATGAAGGGTGACAAGAAGATATTACAATACATAAAGGATAGGGAACCGCCGTTCAAGGACTGGGAAGTAGAGGGCGCAAGCATGAAG CGCTTTGAAAATGGCACGACAATCAAATTAGAGAATGTCCGTTACGAGGCATCCGGCTCGTATAGCTGTGAAGTTTCGATGTCGATTCCTATTTATAGCCAGATTTCGGAAAGCGTTCCAATGGAAGTTATAG TTCCACAGACTGAAAACCCAAAAATCACGTTCAAGAAAAGCATGTACGTGGTCGGTGAAAGTTTAGAGGCAAACTGCACCTCCTCGGCTGCGCATCCAGTTCCTCACTTGACTTGGTACATAAACGGCAAGGAG GTGGATATTAGTCTGGTAAACCACTATCCTCACACGTATCACGAACACCAACTAATGTCAGCTACTGCAAAACTAACGATAGAAGTATCCGCGTTGCATACAGGGGAAAATGGATATTTGGAAATCAGTTGCTATTCAACTATTCCTGATTACCCATTACGCCACGTGCAGTACGCTGATGTTAGGATGGAATCGGTTTCAG